One part of the Solanum dulcamara chromosome 8, daSolDulc1.2, whole genome shotgun sequence genome encodes these proteins:
- the LOC129900057 gene encoding uncharacterized protein LOC129900057 — MLVYGSEAVIPVEVEIPSLRIIQEVGLDDAEWIRSRIEQLMLIDEKRMDAVYHGQLYQNRMAKAFNKKVKPRQFTPGQLVLKKTFPHQGEAKGKFAPNWQGPYMVHRVLSGRAVILAEMDGTVSTKPINSDSIKKYYI, encoded by the coding sequence ATGTTGGTTTATGGTTCAGAAGCAGTAATACCTGTTGAAGTGGAAATACCATCTTTAAGGATTATTCAAGAGGTCGGTTTAGATGATGCAGAATGGATTCGCAGCAGGATTGAACAGTTGATGCTCATTGATGAGAAAAGAATGGATGCAGTTTATCATGGTCAACTTTACCAAAACAGGATGGCCAAAGCATTTAACAAGAAAGTCAAGCCTCGACAGTTCACACCAGGACAATTAGTATTGAAGAAGACATTTCCTCACCAAGGAGAAGCTAAGGGGAAATTTGCACCAAACTGGCAAGGTCCTTACATGGTTCATAGAGTATTATCCGGGAGAGCAGTAATCTTAGCAGAAATGGATGGCACAGTGAGCACGAAGCCAATCAACTCAGACTCCATCAAAAAATACTACATCTGA